The window GCTCCACCCGCCACGCCCGCGCCGGCAGCGTGCGCCTGCCCTGCACCATCACGCCTCGCTCGAGCTCCGCGAACGCCGCCGGCAGCGGCTCGCCCTCGACCTGCGCCCAATACCGCCGCCAATGCCCACGCGTCGGATGCAGCAACCGGTGATTCAGCCCCGCCTCATCGGTCAGGAGCAGCAACCCCTCGGAATCCGCGTCCAGCCGTCCGACCGGATACACGCCCGCCGGCAGGCCGCACTCCGCCAGCGTCCGCTGCCCGGGAGCTTCCGGCGTAAACTGGCTGAGAACGCCGTAAGGCTTGTGAAGGGCAATGAGCACGGAGGCGATTCTGGAGCGGGCGCCAGCCCGGGAAAATGGTTTTCTCTCGCCTCGCGCGAAGGCTCCTCGCTATCGCATGACGATGCGGCTGCTTTTCGTTGCGGACCTCCACTATTCGCTTCGGCAGTTTGACCGGCTGCTCGCAAACGCCCCGGATTACGACCTCACCGTGATCGGCGGCGATCTGCTCGACCTCGCCTCGCCCCTCGATTTCGACATCCAGATCGCCGTCGTCGAGAAATACGTGGGCCGCCTCCGTCGGCGCGCGCGGCTGGTCATCAGCTCGGGCAATCACGATGGCGACGGACGCAACTCCGCGGACGAATCGGTCGCGCTCTGGCTGCGGGATCTCGGCGGCGAGGACCTCTTCGTCGACGGCGACAGCCTCGACTTCGGCGATGTCCGCATCACCGTGTGCCCGTGGTGGGACGGCGCCCAATCCCGCGAGGAACTCGAAGCCTTGCTGGAGCGCGAGGCGGCCCGCTCGCCCCGGCGATGGATCTGGATTCATCACGCCCCGCCCAGCGGCTCCCGCACAAGCTGGACAGGCCGGGAATCCGTCGGAGACGACCCCCTTCGCGAGTGGATTCAGCGCTTCCAGCCCGAGATGGTGTTCAGCGGCCACGTCCACAATGCACCGTTCTATCCCGAGGGTTCGTGGATCGATCGCGTTGGCCGGACGTGGGTTTTCAACCCCGGTCGGCAGATCGGCCCCCAGCCGACATCGATCGTTCTCGATCTCGATGCCATGACCGCCGAGTGGCACTCGATCGAAGGGTGTTCAACCCGCAGTCTCCGGATCGCGGACAACTGAATCCCGCGGAAAGAGACGCGAGCGGGGCTGCCGGTGCAGCAGCGCCTCGAGCACCTCGTCGACCATGTCGATCCGCTCGTCGCCTTCATACTGCTGCTTCAGGTCGACGAGATACGCCGTCAGCGAATTCAGCCGCCTGGCAAGCAACTCGCAGAGATAAAGCGTCATTGCCGGATGTTGCTCCAGGAAGGGTCGAGCATCCGCGATCTCGTAGAATCGCGAGTCCTGCACCGCGCGCACGGTGGCCGTGTGGGCGACGCCGAGCAGCGCGGACAAATCGCCGAAGACATCGCCGGCCCGGGAAAAGGTGTCGATCACCGCGCCGTCGCGCAGGATCTGCACCCGGCCCTCGATCATGATGTAAAGCCGGCCGGTGCTCGTATTCTGCTCGAGAACCGCCTCCCCGGCGGCGAAGGAACGCACCGGATGGTCGGTGAGCGTGTCCAGGATCGAGCGCATGACGTCATCCACCACAGGACGAGCCCCAGGGAAAGGTCTTTTTCGAGCGCGCTTCCTTCTTTGGGAATCGGGCGGCGTTGAAGTAGGCTGAAGCATGCTTCTGAGCAGTGCGGAAATGCGGGCGGTCGAGGAGGACGCTTTCGCGCGCGGCGTGAATGCCGAGGACCTCATGGATCGCGCCGGCCTCGGCATCGCCGAAGCCATCCTCGCCTTCGTTCCCGGCCCCGCCCACGTCATCGCCGTCTGCGGCAAGGGCAACAACGCCGGCGACGTGCTCGTCGCAGCGCGTCACCTCGCCCGGCGTGGATGGAATGTCGAAGCCGACCTCGTCTTTCCCGAGCACGACCTCTCCCCGCTCGCCGCCAAGAAGCTCACCGAGCTTCGGGCATCGCTTCGTTTCGAAACCTCCATGGCGCCCTCCCTCGTCCTCCTCGACGGCCTGCTGGGAATCGGCGCCCGGGGCGCCCCGCGAGAACCCATCGCCTTGGCGATCCGGCGCATCGATGCGCTCCGCCAGCAGCGCGGGGCCTTCGTCGTGGCCGCCGATCTTCCCAGCGGACTCGATGCGGATACCGGCGAGGCCGCGGAGTCCTGCGTCGTCGCCGATCTCACCGTCACCATCGGCCATCCCAAGGCGGGCCTGCTCGCCGACGCCGCCACCGCTGTCGTCGGCCGGCTTGCCCTCGTTCCGCTGGACGAACTCGCGACCTCGGAAGGAGACGCCGCGGAACTGGTCACCCCGCTCCGACTCCAGTCCCTCCTGCCTCCGCGGCCCTTCGACAGCCACAAGGGGACGTGGGGCCGCATCGGAATCCTCGCCGGTTCGCGGGGCACCCTCGGCGCCGCCCGGCTCTGCGCGGAAGGCGCCCTCCGTGCCGGCGCTGGCCTCGTCACGCTCTACGCCCTGCCCGATTGCTACGAACTCCTCGCCGCGACCATGCCGCCGGAGGTCATGGTCCGCCCCGTCGCCCGCCACACGGACGCACTCGCCGATCGTCTCGACGCGATCGCCATCGGCCCGGGCATCGGCTCTCCGGCCGCAGCCGAGATTCTTCCGATCATCACCGGTTTCTCCGGCCCGATGGTCGTGGACGCCGACGCCCTCAACCTTCTCGCCCGCACGCCGGGCGCCTGGCAGAAAATGGCCGGCCCGCGCCTCTTCACGCCCCACCCCGGAGAAATGGCCCGACTTTTCCCGGAGAGCCGGTCGCTCTCCCGCCGCGCCACCGCGGAAAAATTTGCCGGAACGCACCACGTCACCGTCCTCCTCAAGGGCGCACGCACCGTCATCGCCGAAGCGGGAGCGCCAACCGTTTTCAATACAACCGGGAATCCCGGCATGGGAAGCGGCGGCATGGGCGACGTGCTGTCCGGTGTCTGCGCGACCTTTCTCGGACAGGGCCACTCGCCGCGGGAGGCCGCCATGCTCGGCGCCTGGATCTGCGGCCGCGCGGCGGAACGCTTTGTCTTCGGTCCGGGCGGCTCACCCGAGGGCCTCGTGGCCAGCGACGTGATTCATCGCCTCGGCGAGACGATGCAGGACATTCGCACCGGCCGGGCTATTTGACCGTCGTTTTTTCGTCCTTCGAAGAATGAAAGATCGGCAGCGATCGGTTCCGGAAGGAATTCAGCCCCGGCTGCAACCGTTGGAAAAGTTTCTTCGTCTCCTGCAGCGGGAGATCCTCGATGAAATAGGCGATCGCCGCCCGGCCCACCGCGTAGGTCCCCGCGCCGGCGACGATTCCGGAAATCGCGTTGCCCCAGATCGGGAAGACTTTCAGCAAGGCCCGCGCCCCTTCGCGAAAGGCAAACCCCGCACCAATGCTCACGCCCAGCGCGCCCGCAAACTCCGCAATCAATCGCGCGCTCGCCGGCCGGCCGCTTACGTAAACGATGAGGCCCACGAGCAGCGATTGCAGCGTCGTGAGAATCGGCAGGTCCGCGAGCGGGATTGGCTGCACGCCGATGACACCACACACCGCGGTGAAGGATTTCAGCAACGACGAG of the Chthoniobacterales bacterium genome contains:
- a CDS encoding cyclic nucleotide-binding domain-containing protein, which translates into the protein MRSILDTLTDHPVRSFAAGEAVLEQNTSTGRLYIMIEGRVQILRDGAVIDTFSRAGDVFGDLSALLGVAHTATVRAVQDSRFYEIADARPFLEQHPAMTLYLCELLARRLNSLTAYLVDLKQQYEGDERIDMVDEVLEALLHRQPRSRLFPRDSVVRDPETAG
- a CDS encoding metallophosphoesterase — its product is MSTEAILERAPARENGFLSPRAKAPRYRMTMRLLFVADLHYSLRQFDRLLANAPDYDLTVIGGDLLDLASPLDFDIQIAVVEKYVGRLRRRARLVISSGNHDGDGRNSADESVALWLRDLGGEDLFVDGDSLDFGDVRITVCPWWDGAQSREELEALLEREAARSPRRWIWIHHAPPSGSRTSWTGRESVGDDPLREWIQRFQPEMVFSGHVHNAPFYPEGSWIDRVGRTWVFNPGRQIGPQPTSIVLDLDAMTAEWHSIEGCSTRSLRIADN
- a CDS encoding NAD(P)H-hydrate dehydratase, whose product is MLLSSAEMRAVEEDAFARGVNAEDLMDRAGLGIAEAILAFVPGPAHVIAVCGKGNNAGDVLVAARHLARRGWNVEADLVFPEHDLSPLAAKKLTELRASLRFETSMAPSLVLLDGLLGIGARGAPREPIALAIRRIDALRQQRGAFVVAADLPSGLDADTGEAAESCVVADLTVTIGHPKAGLLADAATAVVGRLALVPLDELATSEGDAAELVTPLRLQSLLPPRPFDSHKGTWGRIGILAGSRGTLGAARLCAEGALRAGAGLVTLYALPDCYELLAATMPPEVMVRPVARHTDALADRLDAIAIGPGIGSPAAAEILPIITGFSGPMVVDADALNLLARTPGAWQKMAGPRLFTPHPGEMARLFPESRSLSRRATAEKFAGTHHVTVLLKGARTVIAEAGAPTVFNTTGNPGMGSGGMGDVLSGVCATFLGQGHSPREAAMLGAWICGRAAERFVFGPGGSPEGLVASDVIHRLGETMQDIRTGRAI
- a CDS encoding pseudouridine synthase, which codes for MLIALHKPYGVLSQFTPEAPGQRTLAECGLPAGVYPVGRLDADSEGLLLLTDEAGLNHRLLHPTRGHWRRYWAQVEGEPLPAAFAELERGVMVQGRRTLPARAWRVE